TCCAGCGCTGGCCTCCGAGGTCGCCTCCCTGACGTGGGTGCGGCTGGGGCAGGTGGACCGCATCCTGCGCGCCTTCCGCGACGCGGGCGTCTCCCGGGCGGCGATGGCCGGGGGCATTGGCCGGGTGCGCGCCTTCACCGAGGCCCGGCCGGACCTGGGCGCGGTGCGCATCCTCTCGCGCCTGCGCAGCGTGCGCGATGATGCGCTGCTGCGCGCGGTGGCGGACTACTTCGAGTCCCATGGCGTCACCATCGTGGCGCCCACGGACTGGTTGGCCCAGGCCCTGTGTCCCGCCGGGCACCTCGCCGGACCCGTCCTGAACGCCGTCCAGGAGAAGGACGTGGCGCTGGGACGCGAGGTGGCCACGCTGCTCGGACAGGCGGACGTGGGCCAGACGGTGGTGGTGCGCCAGGGCCACGTGCTGGCGCTCGAGGCGGTGGAAGGCACCGACGAGGCCATCCGCCGGGGCGCGAAGTACGGCGGCGCGGGCGCCGTGGTGGTCAAGCGCTGCAAGCCCGGGCAGGACCTGCGCTTCGATCTGCCCGCCGTCGGCCCCCGCACCCTGGACGTCATGAAGGAAGTGGGGGCCACCGTGCTGGCGTTGGAAGTGGGGAAGACGGTGCTGTTGGACGCACCCGAGCTCTTCCGGAAGGCCGACACCGCGGGCATCTCCCTGGTGGGCGTGCCCTGAGGGGCGAGGCGGGCCGCTCACTCCCGGAGAAAGTCGGGGAGCGGATGGTCTCTCGTTCCAGGGTAGGGAATGTTCGAGCCCGAAGGATCTGTTACGAACATCACCGCCGCGAAGGAGCCGGATTCGCGTTGCACGGCACCCGGGTACTCCCCAGGGTGCCTTCCTCTCGACGTCCCCCCGTCTTCCGCCGCGATGGCGGACGGTGCCGCCCCAAGGAGAACCCACGGATGAAGCGACTCGTGCTCCCCGCCCTGCTCGCCCTTGCCTCCCCTGGTTGCATGCACGCGCCAGCGCCCGCCACGGCGGCCCCCGAAAACGAGG
The DNA window shown above is from Cystobacter fuscus DSM 2262 and carries:
- a CDS encoding LpxI family protein, translated to MERIGLIAGNGRLPFLFASAARAQGLEVVAVAHRGEADPALASEVASLTWVRLGQVDRILRAFRDAGVSRAAMAGGIGRVRAFTEARPDLGAVRILSRLRSVRDDALLRAVADYFESHGVTIVAPTDWLAQALCPAGHLAGPVLNAVQEKDVALGREVATLLGQADVGQTVVVRQGHVLALEAVEGTDEAIRRGAKYGGAGAVVVKRCKPGQDLRFDLPAVGPRTLDVMKEVGATVLALEVGKTVLLDAPELFRKADTAGISLVGVP